Proteins encoded together in one Kutzneria kofuensis window:
- a CDS encoding DUF222 domain-containing protein, with product MDWARLDTDQLVTVSILARKIKAFAEWVELAALRRVEDITELAMALTEPEQTVARRKEASEVLETLPRLAELLRRGELDFRRLDAVRERVQHLSPDLVTQVEDALVEVAAGLNRTQLCRKTTALVAQADPEGYEQRCHKATKNRRVEFSPLPDGMAKLTWILPATDAHVVFQQLCKDARSLPTDDRTTDQKRSDVLLDRLRGTSRDWNVRTFVTISMETLMGLTNDPGHLAGYGPIAADTARSLAMHGPWRGILLDQYRHATAITTDTYRPTALMKEFGHVQAGGTCTAPGCASPIQEYDHITPLASWPYRARQSSGPLPVAPPPQTRQLHRHPRFRRHFTLDHPERPPLHNQPHQILTAPVL from the coding sequence GTGGACTGGGCCAGGCTGGACACCGACCAACTGGTGACGGTGTCCATCCTCGCCCGGAAGATCAAGGCCTTTGCCGAGTGGGTCGAACTGGCCGCACTGCGCCGGGTCGAGGACATCACCGAGTTGGCGATGGCCCTCACCGAGCCGGAGCAGACCGTGGCCCGGAGGAAGGAAGCCAGCGAAGTCCTGGAGACGCTACCTCGGTTGGCCGAGCTGCTACGGCGCGGCGAGTTGGACTTCCGCCGGCTGGACGCCGTGCGGGAACGGGTCCAGCACCTGTCCCCCGACCTGGTCACCCAGGTTGAAGATGCCCTGGTCGAGGTGGCGGCCGGGTTGAACCGGACCCAGCTGTGCCGCAAGACCACCGCCCTGGTCGCCCAGGCCGACCCCGAGGGCTACGAGCAGCGCTGCCACAAGGCCACCAAGAACCGCCGGGTCGAATTCTCCCCACTACCCGACGGCATGGCCAAGCTGACCTGGATCCTGCCCGCCACCGACGCCCACGTGGTGTTCCAGCAGCTCTGCAAAGACGCCCGATCCCTGCCCACCGACGACCGCACCACCGATCAGAAGCGGTCGGATGTCCTGCTCGACCGGTTGCGGGGCACGTCTCGGGACTGGAACGTCCGAACCTTCGTCACCATCTCCATGGAAACCCTGATGGGCCTGACCAACGACCCCGGCCACCTCGCCGGCTACGGACCCATCGCCGCCGACACCGCCCGCTCCCTGGCCATGCACGGCCCCTGGCGCGGCATCCTGCTCGACCAGTACCGCCACGCCACCGCCATCACCACCGACACCTACCGCCCCACCGCGTTGATGAAGGAATTCGGCCACGTCCAGGCAGGCGGCACCTGCACCGCCCCCGGCTGCGCCAGCCCCATCCAGGAATACGACCACATCACCCCCCTGGCCAGCTGGCCATACCGAGCCCGCCAATCTTCAGGGCCTCTGCCGGTGGCACCACCACCGCAAACACGACAACTACACCGTCACCCGCGATTCCGACGGCACTTCACACTGGACCACCCCGAACGGCCGCCACTACACAACCAGCCCCACCAAATACTGACCGCCCCTGTTCTTTGA
- a CDS encoding IS5 family transposase (programmed frameshift) has translation MTDALSQRLVPDELWALVAPLVPQFTPRRQGGGTTPVDDRAVFTAIVFVLTSGCAWRHLPPSFGVTVPTAHRRFTEWTKAGLWPRVHRAVLDELGGQGLIDWSRVVVDAAAVRAKKGGSLTGPSPVDRGKPGSKIHALSDRAGLPLSVAVSAANTNDAYGLKPLVRAIPAVKSRRGPRRRKPAKLHADKAYDIKELRAWVREQGIAVRIARKDTESSARLGRHRWVIERTIAWLFGYRRLAMRYERKANHFCAFLTLAAALTCFKRLAKAAT, from the exons GTGACGGATGCGTTGTCGCAGCGGCTGGTGCCCGACGAGTTGTGGGCACTGGTCGCGCCGTTGGTCCCACAGTTCACGCCGCGTCGGCAGGGCGGTGGGACGACGCCGGTGGACGACCGGGCGGTGTTCACCGCGATCGTGTTCGTGTTGACCAGCGGCTGCGCCTGGCGGCATCTACCGCCGTCGTTCGGGGTCACAGTGCCGACCGCGCACCGCAGGTTCACCGAGTGGACCAAAGCGGGCCTGTGGCCACGGGTGCATCGGGCGGTCTTGGACGAGTTGGGCGGCCAGGGCTTGATCGATTGGTCGCGGGTGGTGGTGGACGCGGCGGCGGTGCGGGCGA AAAAAGGGGGATCGTTGACCGGTCCGAGCCCGGTCGATCGAGGCAAGCCGGGCTCGAAGATCCACGCGCTGTCCGACCGGGCCGGTCTGCCGTTGTCGGTGGCGGTGTCGGCGGCCAACACCAACGACGCCTACGGGCTCAAACCGTTGGTGCGGGCGATCCCCGCAGTGAAGTCGCGGCGTGGTCCCCGTCGGCGCAAGCCGGCGAAGTTGCACGCGGACAAGGCCTACGACATCAAGGAGTTACGGGCGTGGGTACGCGAGCAGGGGATCGCGGTGCGGATCGCCCGCAAAGACACTGAGTCCAGCGCGCGGCTGGGTCGGCACCGGTGGGTCATCGAACGCACGATCGCCTGGTTGTTCGGGTACCGCCGACTCGCGATGCGGTACGAGCGCAAGGCGAACCACTTCTGCGCGTTCCTGACGTTGGCGGCGGCCTTGACTTGCTTCAAGAGGCTCGCCAAGGCCGCCACGTAA
- a CDS encoding IS701 family transposase encodes MVADWSASFEAFLGRFAGRFPRVESRRRMRWYVKGLLAEIERKNGWTLAEAAGDAGPEGMQRLLNFYAWDTDGLRDDVRAAVVERIGDGEQGVLIVDETGFLKKGAHSAGVARQYSGTAGRIENSQIGVFLAYASPRGRALIDRELYLPKDWTDDRDRCRAAGIDDEVEFATKQVLARRMIERALATEVPFGWVTADELYGQDTKFRLWLETVDVPHVVAVPKSAMVVSMHLAKVRVARMIADVADADWQRLSCGDGVRGPRVSDWTAVEIRPLRRRGWGHWLLARRSVSDPTDIAYYVCFGPADTSLAELVRVAGSRWAIEECFQTAKNETGLDHYQARGYQAWYRHVTLSMTALAFLVITRPTVEKGAPLLAMVRP; translated from the coding sequence ATGGTGGCGGACTGGTCGGCGAGCTTCGAGGCGTTTCTGGGCCGGTTCGCCGGCAGGTTCCCCCGAGTGGAGTCGCGGCGCCGGATGCGCTGGTATGTCAAGGGATTGCTCGCCGAGATCGAGCGGAAGAACGGGTGGACGCTGGCCGAGGCCGCCGGGGATGCGGGGCCGGAAGGCATGCAGCGGTTGCTGAACTTCTACGCGTGGGACACCGATGGCTTGCGTGACGACGTGCGTGCCGCGGTTGTGGAACGCATCGGTGACGGTGAGCAGGGGGTGCTCATCGTCGACGAGACCGGCTTTCTGAAGAAGGGTGCCCACTCCGCAGGAGTCGCACGGCAGTACTCGGGCACTGCCGGCCGGATCGAGAACTCGCAGATCGGGGTATTTCTGGCGTATGCCTCACCACGCGGTCGTGCGCTGATTGATCGGGAGTTGTATCTGCCCAAGGACTGGACCGATGATCGTGACCGGTGCCGGGCGGCTGGCATTGATGACGAGGTGGAGTTCGCGACCAAACAGGTGCTGGCCCGCCGGATGATCGAGCGTGCGCTCGCGACGGAGGTGCCGTTCGGATGGGTGACCGCCGACGAGTTGTACGGGCAGGACACGAAGTTCCGGCTGTGGTTGGAGACCGTGGACGTCCCGCATGTGGTGGCGGTGCCCAAGTCGGCGATGGTGGTGTCGATGCACTTGGCCAAGGTCCGGGTTGCGCGGATGATTGCGGACGTCGCGGACGCAGATTGGCAGCGGCTCAGCTGCGGGGACGGAGTTCGTGGCCCTCGGGTGTCGGACTGGACGGCGGTGGAGATCCGGCCGTTGCGCCGGCGGGGTTGGGGGCACTGGCTGCTGGCTCGGCGTTCGGTCAGCGATCCGACCGACATCGCCTACTACGTGTGTTTCGGGCCTGCCGATACCAGCTTGGCGGAGCTGGTTCGTGTCGCGGGCAGCCGCTGGGCGATCGAGGAGTGTTTCCAGACGGCGAAGAACGAGACCGGTCTGGATCACTACCAGGCGCGGGGTTACCAGGCGTGGTACCGGCACGTCACGCTGTCGATGACGGCGTTGGCGTTCCTGGTGATCACACGGCCAACCGTTGAAAAGGGGGCTCCGTTGCTGGCGATGGTCAGACCGTGA
- a CDS encoding aldo/keto reductase has translation MEYTHLGRTGLSVSRLCLGTMNFGSQTDEPTAHHIMDNALDQGINFFDTSNTYGGAAGKGRTEEIIGTWFAGNSVRRERTVIATKLYGAMGDWPNEGKLSALNIRRAIDASLRRLQTDYVDLYQFHHIDRDTPWEELWQACETLVAQGKVLYFGSSNFAGWHLAVAQAEAAKRNFLGLVSEQSHYNLLTREVELEVLPAAQALGIGVIPWSPLASGLLGGSVRKQRDGKRRYSDFLAKSLEKHREQLGAYEDFAEKLGHEPGDLALAWLLHQPAVTAPIIGPRTPEQLAGGLKALDIKLSADDLAALDEIFPGYRPAPEHYAW, from the coding sequence ATGGAGTACACGCACCTCGGCAGGACCGGCCTTTCCGTCTCCCGCCTCTGCCTGGGCACCATGAACTTCGGCTCCCAGACCGACGAGCCGACCGCCCACCACATCATGGACAACGCCCTCGACCAGGGCATCAACTTCTTCGACACGTCCAACACCTACGGCGGCGCCGCCGGCAAGGGCCGCACCGAGGAGATCATCGGCACCTGGTTCGCCGGCAACAGCGTCCGCCGCGAGCGCACGGTCATCGCCACCAAGCTGTACGGCGCCATGGGTGACTGGCCCAACGAGGGCAAGCTTTCCGCCCTGAACATCCGCCGCGCGATCGACGCGTCGCTGCGCCGCCTGCAGACCGACTACGTGGATCTGTACCAGTTCCACCACATCGACCGCGACACGCCGTGGGAAGAACTGTGGCAGGCGTGTGAAACCCTTGTCGCCCAAGGCAAGGTGTTGTACTTCGGCTCCTCCAACTTCGCCGGCTGGCATCTCGCGGTCGCGCAGGCCGAGGCCGCGAAGCGCAACTTCCTCGGCCTGGTCAGCGAACAGTCGCACTACAACCTGCTCACCCGCGAGGTCGAGCTGGAGGTTCTGCCGGCCGCGCAGGCGCTTGGCATCGGCGTGATCCCGTGGAGCCCGCTGGCTTCGGGTCTGCTCGGCGGCTCGGTGCGCAAGCAGCGTGACGGGAAGCGCCGCTACAGCGATTTCCTGGCCAAGAGCCTGGAGAAGCACCGCGAGCAGCTCGGCGCGTACGAGGACTTCGCCGAGAAGCTCGGCCACGAACCCGGTGATCTGGCCCTGGCCTGGCTGCTGCACCAGCCGGCGGTCACCGCGCCGATCATCGGCCCGCGCACCCCGGAGCAGCTCGCCGGCGGCCTGAAGGCGTTGGACATCAAGCTTTCCGCCGACGATCTCGCCGCGCTGGACGAGATCTTCCCGGGCTACCGACCCGCCCCCGAGCACTACGCCTGGTGA
- a CDS encoding UdgX family uracil-DNA binding protein (This protein belongs to the uracil DNA glycosylase superfamily, members of which act in excision repair of DNA. However, it belongs more specifically to UdgX branch, whose founding member was found to bind uracil in DNA (where it does not belong), without cleaving it, appears to promote DNA repair by a pathway involving RecA, rather than base excision.), whose protein sequence is MTAADYVPARGGLAALRRAAADCHGCALYKDATQTVFGEGPSDARLMLVGEQPGDREDVEGEPFVGPAGKLLDRALKEAGIDRAEVYLTNAVKHFKFTLPERGKRRIHKKPSQGEVTACRPWLQAELDRVKPELVVCLGATAASALLGSGFRLTRQRGEIVSLPDGSGIPALATVHPSAVLRAPDREEAYQGLVADLAVVARHQA, encoded by the coding sequence ATGACGGCGGCTGACTACGTGCCGGCCCGCGGCGGCCTGGCAGCGTTGCGCCGGGCCGCCGCGGACTGCCACGGCTGTGCCCTGTACAAGGACGCCACGCAGACGGTGTTCGGCGAGGGACCGAGCGACGCACGGCTGATGCTCGTCGGCGAGCAGCCCGGCGACCGGGAAGACGTCGAGGGCGAGCCGTTTGTCGGCCCCGCCGGGAAGTTGCTGGACCGGGCGCTCAAGGAGGCCGGCATCGATCGGGCCGAGGTCTACCTGACCAACGCCGTCAAGCACTTCAAGTTCACGTTGCCGGAGCGGGGAAAGCGCCGGATCCACAAGAAGCCCAGCCAGGGCGAGGTGACGGCGTGCCGGCCGTGGCTGCAGGCGGAGCTGGACCGGGTGAAGCCGGAACTCGTTGTGTGCCTGGGGGCGACGGCGGCATCGGCGCTGCTCGGCTCGGGATTCCGGCTGACCAGGCAGCGCGGGGAGATCGTGTCGCTTCCTGACGGTTCGGGGATTCCGGCGTTGGCGACCGTGCACCCGTCGGCGGTGTTGCGGGCGCCCGACCGTGAGGAGGCGTACCAGGGACTGGTCGCCGACCTCGCGGTCGTGGCCCGTCACCAGGCGTAG
- a CDS encoding DoxX family protein, giving the protein MLKVLARPMLSAVFMTSAWETLKDPAPLAKHAEPMIERYRKLLPDWVPEWVPTDAKTLVRVDAGVKLGCSVLLAAGRMPKLAAFVLAADLVPTTLVGHRIWESGDPEERTHFLKNVAVLGGLLATI; this is encoded by the coding sequence ATGCTGAAAGTGCTGGCCAGGCCCATGCTGTCGGCGGTGTTCATGACGAGCGCATGGGAGACGCTGAAGGACCCGGCCCCGCTGGCCAAACACGCGGAGCCGATGATCGAACGCTATCGGAAGCTGCTGCCGGACTGGGTGCCCGAGTGGGTGCCGACGGACGCGAAGACGCTGGTTCGTGTCGACGCGGGCGTGAAACTCGGGTGCAGCGTGCTGCTCGCGGCGGGACGGATGCCGAAGTTGGCGGCGTTCGTGCTGGCGGCGGACCTGGTGCCGACCACGCTGGTGGGGCACCGGATCTGGGAATCCGGCGACCCGGAGGAGCGCACGCACTTCCTGAAGAACGTCGCCGTGCTCGGTGGGCTGCTGGCGACGATATGA
- a CDS encoding transglycosylase family protein produces the protein MAVLSAAVCGLLLLAASPASADPSASDWLKLRRCESGNRYDLNTGNGEYGAYQFTLPTWRGLGGVGYPHRAAPEVQDAKAMALWRQRGWRPWANCARKCGLH, from the coding sequence ATGGCCGTGCTGTCGGCGGCGGTGTGCGGGCTGCTGCTGCTCGCCGCGTCGCCGGCGTCGGCCGATCCCAGCGCGAGCGACTGGCTGAAGCTGCGCAGATGCGAGTCCGGCAACCGGTACGACCTGAACACCGGCAACGGCGAGTACGGCGCCTACCAGTTCACCCTGCCGACCTGGCGGGGCCTCGGCGGCGTCGGCTACCCGCATCGCGCGGCGCCCGAGGTGCAGGACGCGAAGGCGATGGCGCTGTGGCGGCAGCGCGGCTGGCGTCCCTGGGCCAATTGCGCCCGAAAGTGCGGCCTGCACTGA
- a CDS encoding SRPBCC family protein: MFDVKQQINAVSRQVGSRTLAAGEARTVTVSQTYKTDIDDLWDAVTSAERIGRWFMPVTGELKLGGHYQLQGNAGGTVTACEPPTAFDATWEMGDQVSWIELRLTPVDGGTRFELHHIAIVGDHWDTYGPGAVGIGWDGAVLGLAMHLETGEGMSPEAAAEWMASDEAKEFYTASGRRWTEADIAFGTDPAKAKEVGDRTIAFYTGGA; the protein is encoded by the coding sequence ATGTTCGACGTGAAGCAGCAGATCAATGCCGTGAGCCGCCAGGTCGGCAGCCGGACGCTGGCCGCGGGCGAGGCTCGCACCGTCACCGTCAGCCAGACGTACAAGACCGACATCGACGACCTGTGGGACGCCGTGACCAGTGCGGAGCGCATCGGCCGCTGGTTCATGCCCGTCACCGGCGAGCTCAAGCTCGGCGGGCACTACCAGCTGCAGGGCAACGCCGGCGGCACCGTCACCGCGTGCGAGCCGCCGACGGCGTTCGACGCCACCTGGGAGATGGGCGACCAGGTCAGCTGGATCGAGCTGCGGCTCACCCCGGTCGACGGCGGCACCCGGTTCGAGCTGCACCACATCGCGATCGTCGGCGACCACTGGGACACCTACGGACCCGGCGCGGTCGGCATCGGCTGGGACGGCGCCGTGCTGGGACTGGCGATGCACCTGGAGACCGGCGAGGGGATGTCCCCGGAGGCCGCCGCCGAGTGGATGGCCTCCGACGAGGCCAAGGAGTTCTACACCGCCAGCGGCCGGCGGTGGACGGAGGCCGACATCGCCTTCGGCACCGATCCCGCCAAGGCGAAAGAGGTCGGCGACCGGACCATCGCCTTCTACACCGGCGGCGCGTGA
- a CDS encoding ATP-dependent Clp protease proteolytic subunit, which yields MEHHANADLVARAASGMNLTDSVYERLLRDRIIVLGSEVDDDVANRIVAQLLLLTAENPEEDIKLYINSPGGSVTAGFAIYDTMQFVQPDVQTYAMGLAASMGQFLLSSGAPGKRYALPYARIMMHQPSGGVGGTASDIKIRAEVYALWKKELAEITARQTGQPVEAIIRDGDRDRWFTAKDALAYGFIDHVIERSPDRV from the coding sequence GTGGAACACCACGCCAACGCGGACCTCGTGGCGCGCGCCGCGTCCGGGATGAACCTCACCGACTCGGTCTACGAGCGCCTGCTCCGCGACCGGATCATCGTGCTCGGCTCCGAGGTCGACGACGACGTGGCGAACCGGATCGTCGCTCAGCTGCTGCTGCTGACCGCGGAGAACCCCGAAGAGGACATCAAGCTCTACATCAACTCCCCCGGCGGCTCCGTGACCGCGGGCTTCGCGATCTACGACACCATGCAGTTCGTGCAGCCCGACGTGCAGACCTACGCCATGGGTCTGGCCGCGTCCATGGGGCAGTTCCTGCTCTCCTCCGGCGCGCCCGGCAAGCGCTACGCGTTGCCCTACGCCCGGATCATGATGCACCAGCCGTCCGGCGGCGTCGGCGGCACCGCGTCGGACATCAAGATCCGCGCCGAGGTGTACGCGCTCTGGAAGAAGGAGCTCGCCGAGATCACCGCGCGGCAGACCGGCCAGCCCGTCGAGGCCATCATCCGCGACGGTGACCGCGACCGCTGGTTCACCGCCAAGGACGCGCTGGCCTACGGCTTCATCGACCACGTGATCGAGCGCTCCCCGGATCGCGTCTGA